A window from Cinclus cinclus chromosome 4, bCinCin1.1, whole genome shotgun sequence encodes these proteins:
- the ARFGAP3 gene encoding ADP-ribosylation factor GTPase-activating protein 3 isoform X4, whose protein sequence is MQVGGNANASAFFHQHGCTTNDTNAKYNSRAAQLYKEKIKSLAAQATRKHGTDLWTDGCGMPPASPQNKEEEDFFASHVSTKDTEWMLPEPVSLQQKSSENIPESCEGPEHGPSVDGLSTSPQPPLENTTFIKKKPNQAKKGLGAKKGGLGAQKVSSQSFNEIEKQAQAVDKMKEQEDLHSSKKTEKEEPLVSSLRLAYRDLDIKAREETLNLAGKKKTELERLGMGLGSNRSNISHSVTSDMQTIEQETPTIAKPKKKYVDDVEDSYFSSSSRYYDASDLRSSTFSKWDDNSDDFWKKENNSKDIDTLLTSKSTGFSDRPASRRKPEYEPPANIDEAQKKFGNVKAISSDMYFGRQDQADYEARARLERLSGSTSISSADLFEDQRKQPTGSYNITNVLPSAPDIAQFKQGVKSVAGKLSVLANGVMTSIQDRYGS, encoded by the exons TCTGCATTTTTCCACCAGCATGGGTGCACAACCAATGACACCAATGCCAAATACAACAGCCGTGCTGCTCAGCTCTACAAGGAGAAGATCAAATCTCTTGCAGCACAGGCCACAAGAAAGCATGGGACTGAT CTGTGGACAGATGGGTGTGGAATGCCACCAGCATCACCTCAAAACAAAGAGGAGGAAGATTTTTTTGCATCCCATGTTTCTACCAAG gataCAGAGTGGATGTTACCAGAACCAGTTTCTCTCCAGCAGAAAAGTTCAGAAAACATTCCAGAATCCTGTGAAG GACCAGAACATGGACCAAGCGTTGATGGCCTTAGCACATCACCACAGCCACCATTAG AGAACACCACCTTCATAAAAAAGAAGCCAAATCAAGCTAAGAAGGGG CTTGGTGCCAAAAAAGGTGGTTTGGGAGCCCAAAAAGTGAGCAGCCAAAGCTTCAATGAGATTGAAAAACAAGCACAAGCTGTAGATAAAATGAAGGAACAAGAGGATCTTCACAGTAGTAAGAAAACTGAGAAGGAAGAGCCACT agtatCATCTCTAAGGTTGGCCTACAGAGATCTTGATATTAAAGCAAGAGAAGAAACCTTAAACCTCGCTGGTAAGAAGAAGACGGAGCTGGAGAGGCTTGGCATGGGATTGGGCAGCAACAGGAG TAACATCTCTCACTCAGTCACCTCAGATATGCAAACAATAGAGCAGGAAACACCTACAATTGCAAAGCCAAAGAAGAAGTACGTGGATGATGTGGAAGACTCCTACTTCTCTTCTAGCTCAAG GTACTATGATGCTTCAGATTTGAGGAGCAGCACTTTCTCCAAATGGGATGACAATTCAGATGAtttttggaagaaagaaaataatagtaaAGACATTGATACATTGTTAACTTCAAAAAGCACAGGATTTTCAGACAG gcCTGCATCTCGGCGTAAGCCTGAATATGAACCTCCTGCAAATATAGATGAGGCACAGAAAAAATTTGGCAATGTCAAGGCCATTTCATCAGACATGTACTTTGGAAGGCAAGATCAGGCTGAT TATGAAGCAAGGGCTCGGCTAGAAAGGCTCTCTGGAAGCACGTCCATAAGTTCAGCTGACTTGTTTGAAGACCAGAGAAAACAACCAACAG GAAGCTACAATATTACCAATGTCTTGCCTTCAGCTCCTGATATAGCTCAGTTTAAACAAGGAGTGAAATCTGTGGCTGGAAAACTTTCTGTCCTTGCTAATGGAGTCATGACATCTATACAG GATCGATATGGTTCCTAA